One window of the Flavobacteriales bacterium genome contains the following:
- the ftcD gene encoding glutamate formimidoyltransferase, translated as MKQLIECVPNISEGRDQQKIKAITDVVETVEGVKLLDVDPGASTNRTVITFVGAPEAVCEAAFRLIRKASELIDMSKHSGEHPRMGATDVCPLIPISDISMDETAEYARQLGKRVGEELNIPVYLYENAASNEKRRNLAYVRQGEYEGLDKLATEDLGPDFGPRKFEGSVKQTGATAISARDFLVAYNINLNTTSTRRANAIAFDIREAGRVKKTKGITGEVLTDENGEPLRIPGTLKAVKGIGWYIEEYGIAQLSLNLTNISITPVHVAFDEACRAAQARGIRVTGSELVGLIPKKAMLDAADHFLKKQQRSLGISEEEKMKIAVKSLGLDDLKPFDPRERVIEYLIEDEGESRLIDMDLKSFAAETASESMAPGGGSISAYAGALGVALGTMVANLSAHKRGWDDRWEEFSQWAEKGQAYMDKLLYLVDEDTRSFNGIIAAFQLPKGTEEEKATRQEAIQEATKYAIQIPFEVMKTCYESMEVMEAMVQKGNPSSITDGAVGALCARAGVIGAFMNVRINCVDCTDQTFVDKVLADAGRIKEQAVALEKEILGILEDKL; from the coding sequence ATGAAACAACTCATCGAATGCGTCCCCAATATCTCCGAAGGGCGCGACCAGCAAAAGATCAAGGCCATCACTGATGTAGTGGAGACCGTAGAAGGGGTCAAACTCTTGGATGTGGACCCGGGAGCGAGTACCAACCGTACGGTCATCACTTTTGTAGGAGCACCCGAGGCCGTTTGCGAGGCTGCATTCCGCCTGATCAGAAAGGCCAGTGAACTCATCGATATGAGTAAGCATAGCGGGGAGCATCCGCGCATGGGAGCCACTGATGTCTGCCCACTCATCCCTATCTCAGATATCTCTATGGATGAGACGGCCGAGTATGCCAGGCAGCTAGGTAAGCGCGTAGGAGAAGAACTCAATATTCCTGTCTATCTCTACGAGAACGCGGCCAGCAATGAGAAGCGGAGGAATCTGGCCTATGTCCGACAGGGAGAATATGAGGGATTGGATAAGCTGGCCACAGAAGATTTAGGCCCGGACTTCGGACCACGAAAATTCGAGGGCTCGGTCAAGCAGACCGGAGCAACGGCTATCTCGGCCAGGGACTTCCTAGTAGCCTATAATATCAATCTGAACACGACTTCTACGCGCAGGGCCAATGCCATCGCATTCGACATCCGCGAAGCGGGTCGGGTGAAGAAGACCAAAGGAATCACCGGGGAGGTGCTGACCGATGAAAATGGCGAACCTCTTCGCATACCCGGCACACTGAAGGCGGTCAAGGGTATTGGATGGTATATCGAGGAGTATGGTATCGCCCAGCTCTCATTGAACCTGACCAATATCTCAATCACTCCTGTACATGTGGCCTTCGATGAGGCCTGTAGAGCGGCCCAAGCACGCGGAATCCGGGTCACAGGGTCAGAACTGGTGGGATTGATCCCCAAAAAGGCCATGCTGGACGCGGCCGATCATTTCTTGAAGAAGCAACAACGATCGCTCGGTATCTCGGAAGAGGAGAAAATGAAGATCGCAGTCAAGTCTCTCGGCTTGGACGATCTCAAACCCTTCGATCCACGTGAGCGTGTGATCGAGTATCTCATCGAGGATGAGGGAGAGAGCAGGCTCATCGATATGGACCTGAAATCCTTTGCAGCAGAAACGGCCAGCGAGAGCATGGCTCCGGGTGGCGGTTCCATTTCGGCCTATGCTGGAGCATTAGGTGTGGCATTGGGGACCATGGTGGCCAACCTGAGTGCACACAAGCGGGGGTGGGATGACCGCTGGGAAGAATTCTCTCAATGGGCAGAGAAAGGGCAAGCCTACATGGATAAGCTCCTCTATCTGGTAGATGAGGATACCCGCTCTTTCAATGGGATCATAGCTGCATTCCAATTGCCCAAGGGCACTGAGGAAGAGAAAGCCACTCGCCAAGAAGCAATCCAAGAGGCTACCAAGTATGCCATTCAGATTCCATTCGAGGTGATGAAGACCTGCTACGAGAGCATGGAGGTAATGGAGGCCATGGTCCAGAAGGGCAATCCTAGTTCAATCACCGATGGGGCTGTGGGAGCACTCTGTGCCCGGGCAGGAGTGATAGGAGCCTTCATGAATGTGAGGATCAACTGTGTGGATTGTACCGATCAGACCTTCGTAGACAAGGTTTTAGCCGATGCAGGACGAATAAAGGAACAGGCAGTGGCACTGGAGAAGGAGATACTGGGTATTTTGGAGGATAAACTGTGA
- a CDS encoding glycosyltransferase family 9 protein, giving the protein MHILVIQTAFIGDAILASALLEALNEQEKVSSISLMVRKGNESLYAGHPFLKRLHVLDKSLPKFKQLSSIIKELRASEYDVVLNCQRFMTTGLITSRSKAAMKIGYDKNPMSWTFDHVIPHEIGDGRHEVDRLMDLLVPLFGKVHALPRLYPSKKDEDKAQWDGDYICMAPSSVWFTKQWPIERWVELIEATDVEKEVLMIGAPGDVEMCDEIIARCSRDRVVNLCGELSLLQSAVLMRGAVMSYVNDSAPLHLCSAMDAPVTAIFCSTIPEFGFGPLSKHSHIAETHHDLSCRPCGLHGKSACPEGHFKCAEIAIDSMVR; this is encoded by the coding sequence GTGCACATCCTTGTTATCCAGACAGCCTTCATCGGAGATGCCATCTTGGCCTCTGCTCTGCTCGAAGCTCTCAATGAGCAGGAGAAAGTAAGCAGTATCAGCCTGATGGTGCGTAAAGGCAATGAGTCGCTCTATGCAGGTCATCCCTTCTTGAAGCGCTTGCATGTATTGGATAAATCCCTTCCCAAGTTCAAACAGCTTTCCTCGATTATCAAGGAGCTCCGCGCCAGCGAATACGATGTGGTACTGAATTGCCAGCGATTCATGACCACGGGACTGATCACCTCCCGATCGAAGGCTGCAATGAAGATCGGGTACGACAAGAATCCGATGTCATGGACATTCGACCACGTGATACCTCACGAGATCGGTGATGGACGCCATGAGGTGGATCGCCTGATGGACCTCCTGGTTCCGCTCTTCGGAAAAGTCCATGCTTTACCTAGACTCTATCCCAGTAAGAAGGATGAGGATAAAGCACAATGGGACGGAGATTACATCTGCATGGCACCGAGTTCGGTCTGGTTTACGAAACAGTGGCCTATCGAGCGATGGGTAGAACTCATCGAAGCTACTGATGTAGAGAAAGAAGTACTCATGATCGGAGCACCTGGAGATGTAGAAATGTGCGATGAGATCATCGCCCGATGCAGTCGGGACCGTGTGGTGAATCTCTGTGGAGAACTGAGTCTACTCCAATCAGCGGTATTGATGCGAGGTGCAGTGATGAGCTATGTCAATGACTCGGCCCCATTACATCTCTGCTCGGCTATGGATGCGCCTGTCACGGCCATCTTCTGTTCCACGATACCTGAATTCGGTTTTGGGCCTTTATCGAAGCATTCGCACATAGCAGAAACACACCATGACTTATCTTGTCGCCCCTGTGGCTTACATGGGAAGAGTGCCTGTCCAGAAGGTCATTTCAAATGCGCTGAGATAGCCATCGATTCCATGGTGAGGTGA
- a CDS encoding SIMPL domain-containing protein — protein MKHINAIIFGLAIVVAAGLLGNAYVERSQLPGKISVTGLGEIDFSSDLIVWEANFSTEAWELKDAYSELNQSKEGIKAYLLGKGIPESSIVFTAVNTRKNTRTIYSDDGRYRGEEFTGYILTQAVKIESEEVDKVELVSREVTELLNQGIQLYSLPPRYYYSKLADLKIELISKATEDAHSRAERIAQNSGSSLGELNNAKMGIFQITGQNSNEDYSWGGTFNTTDREKTASITVRLEYDLDG, from the coding sequence ATGAAACACATCAATGCAATCATTTTTGGACTGGCCATCGTAGTAGCCGCTGGACTGCTGGGAAATGCCTATGTGGAGAGAAGTCAACTCCCTGGAAAGATATCTGTGACGGGATTGGGTGAGATCGACTTCAGTTCCGACCTTATAGTTTGGGAGGCCAATTTCTCAACTGAAGCATGGGAACTGAAGGATGCTTATTCCGAATTGAACCAGAGCAAAGAGGGCATCAAAGCCTACCTTCTTGGAAAGGGTATCCCCGAATCGTCCATCGTATTCACCGCAGTCAATACCCGCAAGAACACCCGTACCATCTACAGCGATGACGGGCGCTATCGCGGGGAGGAATTCACTGGATATATCTTGACCCAAGCGGTCAAAATAGAATCTGAAGAAGTGGACAAGGTGGAACTCGTTTCTCGAGAGGTGACCGAGTTGCTGAATCAAGGCATCCAACTCTACAGTCTACCACCCCGCTATTACTACTCCAAACTGGCTGACCTGAAGATCGAGCTGATATCCAAGGCCACAGAAGATGCGCACTCCAGAGCTGAACGCATCGCACAGAACAGTGGAAGTTCATTGGGGGAACTGAACAATGCCAAGATGGGCATCTTCCAGATCACAGGACAGAACAGCAATGAGGATTACAGTTGGGGTGGCACATTCAATACCACCGATCGAGAGAAAACGGCATCTATCACGGTGCGCTTGGAGTATGATCTGGACGGATAG
- the murQ gene encoding N-acetylmuramic acid 6-phosphate etherase, producing MTFIRTTEKASLHEDLDQKSMREILEGINQEDQKVAQVIQTIIPAIEAFVVETLPKMREGGRLFYLGAGTSGRLGIVDASECPPTFGVPYGLVVGLMAGGDSAIRKAVEFAEDDTTQAWKDLEEYAVDSLDTLVGIAASGTTPYVIGGLRTAQAHGITTACITCNEDAPITEVADHPLVAVVGPEYVTGSTRMKSGTAQKLILNMISTSLMIGLGRVKGNRMVDMQLSNDKLVDRGTRMVMEALEVHYEAANALLLEHGSVRKAIDSQRN from the coding sequence ATGACATTCATACGGACCACAGAAAAAGCCTCGCTCCACGAGGATCTGGATCAAAAAAGCATGCGTGAGATCCTGGAAGGGATCAATCAAGAGGACCAGAAAGTAGCCCAAGTGATCCAGACGATAATACCTGCGATCGAGGCCTTTGTAGTGGAGACCTTGCCTAAGATGCGAGAAGGAGGCAGGCTCTTCTATCTGGGAGCAGGCACCAGTGGTCGATTGGGTATTGTAGATGCCAGTGAGTGTCCTCCCACCTTCGGAGTGCCATATGGACTGGTGGTCGGGCTCATGGCCGGGGGCGACTCAGCTATTCGGAAGGCTGTGGAGTTTGCTGAGGATGATACTACACAGGCATGGAAGGATCTGGAAGAATATGCAGTGGATTCCTTGGACACGCTAGTGGGCATAGCTGCTTCAGGTACCACACCTTATGTCATCGGAGGCTTGAGGACCGCCCAAGCACATGGTATCACAACAGCCTGTATCACCTGCAATGAAGACGCTCCTATCACTGAAGTGGCCGATCATCCGCTGGTGGCCGTGGTAGGTCCGGAATATGTCACCGGGAGTACACGGATGAAATCAGGTACCGCCCAGAAGTTGATCCTTAATATGATCTCCACCTCACTGATGATCGGTCTGGGTAGAGTGAAAGGAAATCGGATGGTCGATATGCAACTCAGCAATGATAAGCTGGTGGATCGCGGTACCCGTATGGTCATGGAAGCGCTGGAAGTCCACTATGAAGCAGCAAATGCCCTCTTACTGGAGCATGGTAGTGTGAGAAAGGCGATCGATTCTCAGAGAAACTGA
- a CDS encoding RNA-binding protein — translation MNIFVAKLDYGVSDSELSQLFQQYGAVDSAKVIMDRDTGRSKGFGFVEMPVEEEANQAISSLDGQDVRGRNIVVKKAEPRR, via the coding sequence ATGAACATTTTTGTAGCAAAGTTGGATTATGGAGTAAGTGATTCTGAATTGAGTCAACTCTTCCAACAATATGGAGCCGTGGATTCAGCTAAAGTCATCATGGACAGGGATACAGGTCGATCTAAAGGATTCGGATTTGTAGAGATGCCTGTCGAAGAGGAAGCTAATCAGGCTATTTCTTCTCTAGACGGACAAGACGTCAGAGGACGAAACATCGTAGTGAAGAAAGCGGAACCAAGAAGGTAA
- a CDS encoding DUF4197 domain-containing protein, with translation MIKRTWKSGGMILMIAFMIGCTDQQVLGTLETVLGNGEGSSSSLTNQEVIAGLKEALNVGIDIATAKASAVDGFNADPRIHIPFPEDAIKVKNTVEDLGLGPQVDQFVVTLNRAAEEASKEAAPIFLNAILEMSIQDGFEILRGDQNAATLYLRDKTYDKLYDTFKPKVQNAVDKVQVGENWTPLANAYNTATYFTGGERVDPDLNNYVTVEAIDGLFLLLAAEEVKIRENPAARVTDLLKKVFGTLDP, from the coding sequence ATGATCAAAAGGACTTGGAAGTCAGGAGGTATGATACTCATGATCGCATTCATGATCGGTTGCACCGATCAGCAGGTGCTTGGTACACTGGAGACCGTATTGGGAAATGGGGAGGGGAGCAGTAGCTCCTTGACCAATCAAGAAGTCATTGCCGGATTAAAAGAGGCATTGAATGTGGGCATAGATATCGCCACGGCCAAGGCCTCTGCAGTGGATGGATTCAATGCGGACCCGCGTATCCACATTCCCTTTCCAGAGGATGCGATCAAGGTGAAGAACACGGTGGAGGATCTAGGCCTAGGACCCCAGGTGGATCAGTTCGTAGTGACACTCAATCGGGCGGCTGAAGAAGCCAGTAAGGAGGCGGCTCCTATCTTCTTGAATGCTATTCTGGAGATGAGTATACAAGATGGATTCGAGATCCTGCGCGGTGATCAGAATGCCGCTACGCTATATCTCCGGGATAAGACCTATGACAAACTCTATGACACCTTCAAGCCCAAGGTGCAGAACGCTGTGGACAAGGTGCAGGTAGGGGAGAACTGGACACCGCTGGCCAATGCCTACAATACGGCCACCTATTTCACCGGAGGCGAGCGCGTGGATCCCGACCTCAACAATTACGTCACTGTAGAGGCCATAGACGGGCTCTTCCTATTGTTAGCGGCAGAAGAGGTGAAGATTCGAGAGAATCCGGCTGCGCGGGTGACCGATCTGCTTAAAAAGGTCTTTGGAACTTTGGACCCATAA
- a CDS encoding S1/P1 Nuclease has protein sequence MRSIFIYILLALICIPQSVSSNDMDLWGFFGHKRINRMAVFTLPPELFGFFKRHIEFITEHAVDPDKRRYAVEGEAPRHYIDIDHYAHGGQDPFEVVPKQWTDAVELLTEDTLQAYGIVPWHVNLMVTRLSEAMRSGDSYRILRTAADLGHYVGDAHVPLHTTENYNGQLTGQKGIHGFWESRVVELFADEYDYFVGKAEYIPDVLDYVWTEVEKSHRAVDSVLTFERTLDEEFGSDKKYGVETRGSVTIQTYSRPYSKAYSDMLDGMIERRMRRSIISLGSLWYTAWVDAGQPDLEKLAAPQPTEEQLAEEEELNRKVQEGKIKGREHPH, from the coding sequence ATGAGGTCTATTTTCATTTACATATTGCTTGCCTTGATATGCATCCCGCAATCCGTGTCATCCAATGATATGGACCTGTGGGGATTCTTCGGACACAAGCGTATCAATCGCATGGCGGTATTCACTTTGCCTCCAGAACTATTCGGATTCTTCAAGCGCCACATCGAATTCATCACAGAGCATGCCGTGGATCCGGATAAGCGTAGGTATGCCGTAGAAGGAGAAGCACCGCGCCATTATATAGACATCGATCACTATGCGCATGGAGGTCAAGACCCATTCGAAGTAGTGCCTAAGCAATGGACAGATGCGGTGGAACTGCTTACCGAGGATACCCTCCAAGCCTATGGGATCGTTCCCTGGCATGTGAATCTCATGGTCACCCGATTGAGCGAGGCCATGCGGAGTGGGGACAGTTATCGCATACTCCGCACAGCTGCCGACCTAGGACATTATGTGGGAGATGCGCATGTACCCTTACATACTACTGAGAATTACAACGGTCAACTGACCGGGCAGAAGGGCATCCATGGATTCTGGGAATCGCGTGTGGTAGAACTCTTTGCTGATGAGTACGACTATTTCGTAGGAAAAGCGGAATATATCCCCGATGTGCTGGACTATGTGTGGACCGAGGTGGAAAAGAGCCATCGGGCGGTAGATTCGGTGCTCACATTCGAGCGTACGTTGGATGAGGAGTTCGGTTCGGATAAGAAGTACGGAGTGGAGACTCGAGGTTCAGTGACCATTCAGACGTATAGTCGTCCATATTCTAAAGCATATAGCGATATGCTGGACGGCATGATCGAGCGCAGGATGCGTAGAAGTATCATTTCTCTCGGTAGCCTCTGGTATACCGCCTGGGTAGATGCCGGACAACCCGATCTGGAGAAACTGGCAGCACCTCAACCTACAGAAGAGCAACTGGCCGAAGAAGAAGAGCTGAACCGCAAAGTGCAGGAGGGGAAGATAAAAGGGAGGGAACATCCGCACTGA
- a CDS encoding patatin-like phospholipase family protein, giving the protein MERTDSKRPHKQKGLWSSILYFFPFQLLILHLKKNHLLIIFWLLLFGYISGALANKYGVSFLFLYPEYLGEVGFWSHFLIGFVLGGFVMAFNIYTYVIHAYRFPFLATLSTPFYKFCLNNFLIPGFFLAFYLWEIIAFQRAIEFESAADIGFHVTGLLFGFFVFMFFSLVYFRGTNKDIFIFVKSNKEERRKGRFYEFYDKFVREQIRQSSKRMRQRPWRVESYFRSPFSIALARESDHYKKETLRQVFRQNHFNASLFEVGLVISFLIIMNFGELPIFTIPGGASVILVFTLMLMILSILLSWFRGWAITVLVILVLVANHYSNDLRFLPQQNALYGLDYQNKPVPYSEEQLLKLVEDGQHLVEQRQTMEATLGKWRAKQDAEKPKLLIVNVSGGGLRSALWTTSILSHVDSLLQGRLMERTALMSGASGGMLGLAYLRECYYSDQTGPLYAKRDAMEQAISRDILNPVLLSIASTDLLFQLGRFEYDGKAYPKDRAYRFEKQWLENTEGGLDRALSEYRQPETDAEIPMLILYPTIINDGRKLLVSPMDLTFMTLLPDEHAELIDHQFDFVEFRSLFKDHGADDARFTSLLRANATFPYILPQVSLPSEPTMQLMDAGIRDNFGFTVSFRFIASMQQWIEENTSGVVILQVRDKRKDVQGEVDSQRILSRLTSPLGNVYGNFIKSQDFVHDELYASTRKWLKVPLDQVILQMQQPGEENVSMSWHLTALEKRQIEESVYSKENRQSIQRLIQLLDAAPPPVAERD; this is encoded by the coding sequence GTGGAGAGAACAGATTCAAAGCGCCCCCATAAGCAAAAAGGATTGTGGTCATCTATCCTCTATTTCTTCCCTTTCCAGCTTCTCATCCTCCATCTGAAAAAGAACCATCTCCTCATCATCTTTTGGCTTTTACTCTTCGGATATATCTCGGGAGCATTGGCCAACAAGTATGGAGTAAGCTTCCTTTTCCTTTATCCGGAGTATCTGGGAGAAGTAGGTTTCTGGTCCCACTTCCTTATCGGTTTCGTACTCGGAGGATTCGTGATGGCATTCAACATCTACACCTACGTCATACATGCCTATCGATTTCCTTTTCTGGCGACCTTGTCTACACCCTTCTATAAGTTCTGTCTGAACAACTTCCTTATTCCCGGCTTCTTCTTGGCCTTCTATCTCTGGGAGATCATCGCTTTTCAGCGGGCCATCGAATTCGAGAGTGCTGCTGACATCGGATTTCATGTGACCGGACTCCTCTTCGGGTTCTTCGTATTCATGTTCTTCTCTCTCGTCTATTTCAGAGGTACGAATAAGGACATCTTCATTTTCGTGAAATCCAATAAGGAAGAACGCAGGAAAGGAAGGTTCTATGAATTCTACGACAAGTTCGTGCGTGAGCAGATCAGACAGTCGAGCAAGCGTATGCGACAGCGCCCCTGGCGGGTGGAGAGTTATTTCCGATCCCCCTTTTCCATCGCTTTGGCCAGAGAGAGCGATCACTATAAAAAAGAGACTTTAAGACAGGTATTCCGGCAGAATCACTTCAATGCATCCCTCTTCGAAGTAGGTCTGGTCATCAGTTTTCTGATCATCATGAATTTCGGAGAACTACCCATATTCACCATACCTGGAGGAGCGAGTGTGATCCTCGTCTTCACCTTGATGCTGATGATACTCAGCATCCTGCTGTCATGGTTCAGAGGATGGGCGATCACCGTGCTGGTCATCCTCGTACTGGTGGCCAATCACTATTCCAACGACCTCCGGTTCTTGCCGCAGCAGAACGCCTTGTACGGTCTGGATTATCAGAACAAGCCCGTTCCCTACTCGGAAGAACAACTGCTGAAGCTTGTTGAGGATGGACAGCATCTGGTAGAACAACGCCAGACCATGGAGGCCACTTTGGGTAAATGGAGGGCAAAACAAGATGCTGAGAAACCAAAACTACTCATCGTCAATGTGAGTGGTGGAGGCCTGCGATCTGCATTATGGACCACGAGTATCCTCAGTCATGTGGACAGCTTACTTCAAGGACGACTGATGGAACGTACAGCATTGATGAGCGGTGCATCCGGAGGCATGCTCGGATTGGCCTATCTACGTGAGTGTTATTATTCCGACCAGACAGGGCCCCTTTATGCAAAACGCGATGCGATGGAACAGGCCATTTCTCGGGACATACTCAATCCTGTCTTGCTGAGTATCGCCTCCACTGACCTCCTCTTCCAATTGGGAAGATTCGAGTATGACGGTAAAGCCTACCCAAAGGATCGAGCCTATCGATTTGAAAAACAATGGCTCGAGAATACAGAAGGAGGACTGGATAGGGCCTTGAGTGAGTACCGCCAACCAGAAACCGATGCGGAGATCCCTATGCTCATCCTCTACCCGACCATTATCAATGATGGGCGCAAGCTCCTGGTCTCTCCTATGGACTTGACCTTCATGACCCTACTTCCCGATGAACATGCTGAACTCATCGACCATCAATTCGATTTCGTTGAATTCCGCTCGCTCTTCAAGGATCACGGAGCGGATGATGCCCGATTCACCAGTCTATTGAGGGCCAATGCCACCTTCCCCTATATCCTCCCACAGGTAAGTCTACCCTCTGAGCCTACCATGCAATTGATGGATGCAGGTATCCGCGATAATTTCGGATTCACGGTCAGTTTCCGCTTCATTGCTTCCATGCAGCAATGGATCGAGGAGAATACAAGTGGAGTGGTCATTCTCCAAGTCCGTGATAAGCGGAAAGATGTCCAAGGTGAGGTGGACTCACAGCGCATCCTTTCCCGATTGACCAGCCCACTGGGAAATGTATACGGTAATTTCATCAAGTCACAGGACTTCGTACACGATGAATTGTATGCTTCTACCCGTAAGTGGCTGAAGGTCCCTTTGGATCAGGTCATACTGCAGATGCAGCAACCCGGAGAAGAGAATGTCTCGATGAGCTGGCACTTGACCGCTTTGGAGA